Within the Fusarium musae strain F31 chromosome 11, whole genome shotgun sequence genome, the region CTGGCCTACGTTAGCAAAGTCTTGGACTTGCTTGATCTTAACGAAGTCCAGGATGCTCTgattggagaagatggcggcgGTCTTGGTGTCGAGCGACTCAAGAGAGTAACTGTGTGTTTTACGGCCTCCCCCGATCCCAACCATCGAAGCTAACCTTAGGCTTGATTAGATTGGTGTTGAACTTGCTGCGCGGCCCGAGATCTTGTTCGCCGATGAGCCAACCTCCGGGCTGGATTCTCAAGGCGCATCTCGCATCGTCCACTACCTAAAGACACTCGCCCGTCAAGGCCAGGCAATAGTTGTCACTATCCATCAACCCTCTGCTCTGGTGTTCTCCCAATTTGACAACCTTCTGGCCCTGTCTTCAGAAGGCAATCAACTCTAGTAAGTCTCCATTCCCAAGATATCCATCTATCTTCGCAACCTGACCATGATGTAGCTTTGGCAAGGTCACCGAAGCTCTCCCGTACTTTGCTCGTAACGGTGCTACATGTCCTGAAGGAGCAAACCCCGGTGAATTCATCCTCGAGACTGTTGGGGCAGGTGTCAATGCTCGCACTTCTGACAAGGGCTCCAACTGGGCTTCGACATGGGCTGCCTCCCCAGAGGCTACTGCACTTGGGCATGAAATCGCTATCAGTAGTGATACTTCAAAGGTCCTCTCACCTGAGGTCGACGAAGAAAGCGCCTCTGGGCACAATGCCTCCGTGGTTCTTCAGACATTGCTTCTCACAAAGCGGATGCTGCTAAACCAGTGGCGAAGTCCCCCGTATATCTATTCCAAGATCTGGGTGCATGTCATCAGTGCTATCCTCGTCGGGTTCACTTTCTTCCAGATCGGTACCAGCCCGCAAGATCTCCAGAATCGGTGAGCTTTTCTTCACCTTCTACACTCTCTCCAAATCGCTAACCAACTCAATAGAATGTTCagtgtcttcttcatccttttCCTTTGTAACGCTATTGTAAACGTGATCTTGGCCCGTTACTTCTTTGCAAGTCTGTACTGGCAGTTTCGTGAAGGACCTTCTCATGCATACGGATGGATTGCTTTCGTGTCTTCGGCCATACTGTCAGAGATCCCCGGCGCTATCTTGGTCACCGTTCTGTACTTCGTGATTTGGTACTTCCCAGCCGGTTTGCCTTTGGATCAAGCCGGTTATATCTTTCTATTCCTTCTCACGTATGAGATCTTCCAAGTAGGTCACACACAAGTCCTTTTAGTTAGTGGCACTCCTCTGACAATTGCAGGTTCTCCTTGGTCTCTTCATGATGGCCCTCAGCCCAGATCTCGGAGCAGCAGGAAATGTTCTCGTGTTCATTGTTTGCACTTGTAACTGGTTCAACGGCATCATTGTTCCTTACAGCCAGATTCAGGTCTTCTGGCGTTACTGGGTAAGCCACAGCGTTTCCGCAATTATCCTCTCTAGCCTTTGTCTAACATAAATACAGCTCTACTACCTATCCCCATTCACCTACCTTCTTGGCGGGATGGTAACCGCTGTGACCTCATCTGTCGATGTTTCATGCTCACCAGCAGACCTCACAGTGTTTACAGCCCCTGCTAACCAGACGTGTTCTTCCTATGTATCGGAATGGGCTGTATCCGCGTCCGCTCAGCTACTCAACCCCGACGCTTCTGGTGATGACTATTGCCAGATATGTCGTTGGACTACTGGGACTCAGTTCTTGGACCAATTCAACCTGGGAGATGGCCAGCTCGGCGGACAATGGGGTAGTTGGGGAATCTTTGTCATGTTCACGCTCAGTAATCTTGCCTTGGTCTACTTCTTCACTTGGGCCACCAAGGTGAAGGGGTGGAAGCTATTCTACTTCTTTTAGATTTGACAAACTCAGTAGAGTCACCGATCAAGCCGTTCAACCTGACCTCTGTTAGGCAGTGAGTATCAAGAACTCGATGAGAGTGGGGTAGAAGCTTAAaggcttttcttcttcaacggcaGTTTCAATAGATTCTTCTTAAAAAAATTTCGTCAGGCTCTTCTCTCTATGCTGCCGTGTGCCGTTATTCGTCTATAGTGAGGCTTTTTGTTGCCGGCTGCGATGTTATCAAGACAGAGGGAAATGGCAAATGGCCAAAACCACCTAGAGAAGCCATCGCATGGCCCGGGATTAAATACTTAGTTGACCTATTTCATCTCACTCTTCTCCAAACATATATCCAACGAATGTGTGTTTCTATTCAAACTAGACAATATTGTTACTACAAACTATGGATGCTATTGAACCAATCTATCCCAATGCCGGTCACGCGCTGATTGCAGTTCTTAGCGGGTGCTCCTGTCGTAGATGACCCTCTTCCTCTACGAATGGTCCTAAGTGACTGATAGCGGCACCAGGTACTTGCGCCTTTCCCTTTCCTCGAGCAACAGCATTCGCTTTAACCATGACCTCGTCCCATTCCTTGTCCGCCTCACTCAGCCAAGTGATCGCCCCTCCCGCTCCGAGTTCTAGATCATTGCCAGACTTGACGATTGTGCGGATCACGACGGATTGGTCGACGGTACCGCTGGCACAGATGTAACCAATACTTCCAGAGTATATACCTCGCTCACGTTGACCTTCGAGAGAGTCGAGTATCTGAACTGAGCGAAGTTTTGGAGCGCCCGTCATGGAACCAGGTGGGAAACAGCGTTCGATGACCTTGGTTCCTCCTACCGACGTGGCGACATGGGACTGTATTGTTGTGACAAGCTAGACGATAGTAAGTCATCCTGTCGTCAAGTAACACATGGAAAGCGTGCCATCTTACCTGGTGTACAGTTTGATAGGTCTCTACATGCAACAGCTTCGGCACAGAAATGGAGCTTGGTGGTGAGATGTTGTGAAGATCGGATCGAATGAGGTCAACGATCTATCTAAAATTAGTCAACCGAATCTTAAGTGACGGGTTTGTGCTTACCATCAGATTCTCGGCTAGCTCTTTGACATCGGTCGCAAGTTGATGCTTCCGCCTCTCGTCCTCAACTGGATCGGGGTCAACAGCAAGGGTACCCTTGATTGGCTTCATCTCTGCAACTCCATTACTATCGATGGAGATGAATCGCTCAGGCGATGATGAAAGGATGGTCTTATCATGGGCGGCAAAGTGGATATAGGCAGAATAAGGCGCCGGATTTCGTTTCCGAAGGTCAAGATACAGGCTGTAGGGATCTACCTCGGGGCTCTTTGCCTTGAACTTTGTTGTCAATGTCAGTTCGTAGGTCTCTCCTTCTTTGATGGCCTGTTTGGCTGCCCAGATTGTGTTGGAATAGGACGCCTCGTTGTCGAGCGCGACGAAAGGTGGCAAAGGGTGCGCTTCAACGTAAGGTGGCGACGGCGGTGCGTCAAACACCTCACGGACACGATTCAGATAAAGGTCGAATTCGGCCTCGTCGATGCCTATCTTGCTCGAGGCGCCAATGGCATTGCCGATTGGATCCTCTTCACCTCGACGTATCAAACTGAACAGTGTCCACTCTCCAGTATAATTATCCAGCCGAAGCACGGTGTTTGCGAAGAGTTGCTCGCTATCGCTGTGCTTCAAGCtgacatccttctcatcggGTGGCGTGAACTGGTAGCCAGGTAGTGATTCTCTCTTGAGCTCATAGCCAAAGTAGCCGATGAGCCCAACCTGGAGCAAAGGCTGACCAATATCTGTCTCTTGATCCAGCGACTCAGAAGGGAGTGTTTCGGTGTTTGCCACGATGGTCTCCTGCTGGAACTTCTCCAGCCACGACCAGTAGGAAACACTCAGCCTCTCCGATTTTATGTTTTTGCCATGTTGATAAAAAGACACGTGCCTCGACTTGGTTGAGTAGCTCAGTGTAAAGGAAGCCCAAGATAGATAAGAGTTACGAGAGTGTGAGTCTCTGACCTGAAGCCAAGTCAGAATGTGTAAGTGGTTGGGGTTGGATAGGACGAACGTACCTTGGCACTATCAAGCCACGCCTCACCGTCTAATGATCTACCCCGAAACAATGTTTGGAACACAATCTCTGCGGATGGACCTTTGCCAATTCTAGCAGACTTGACGTAATAAGGTGAGACCGGTCGTGCCGGGTCAACCTCTGTACCTAGTGCCTTGCCCAGGCCGGTTTGCTCAACGGCATTCTGCTGAAGAATATGTTCAGGCAGCGACGCGTTCTCAAGAACTCTACGCTTTGTCCATTGGTTTCTCGGATTACTAGTCACCCAAAAGTCCAAGACGATATCTCGGAAGTTTGAAAGGATCTGCTTCCCGTGAGAAGAGCAAATGCTTTCTGGATGCCATTGGGTGCCAAACACAGGGCGTTCCCGATGTTGAAGTCCCATCAAAACCTTTTTAGAGGGGTTCTCTGGGTCGTATGTCCATGCTGTGACTTGCAGCTCCGGTGGGACATCTAGAGAGTGTCAGCAACAACACGATGTGAAGGTAAGCTACCAGAGAGACAACATGCCTTCAATGTCCAACACAAGACTGTTATACCTTACTCCATCGAACTTCTGTGGCAGACCGCTCAGGATACCTGTGCCGCGGTGGTGAATCTGACAGATCTGACCATGTTTAATGTTTGGTGCATGAATGATATTGGCGCCGAACGATGTACCAATGCCTTGATGTCCAAGGCAGATCCCCAGTATGGGAATGTTGACTTCTCTTATAAGCCTAGCATTGAAGCCAAAGTCTGCTTCGCGCTGCGGTGTGCCGGGTCCTGGTGATAAGATGATGGCATCTAGGTGAGGGAGGATTTCCGATTTGAAGTGATCCCTGGGAACAAACAGTTAGCCTTTGCGTATAGTTAGAGGCTTGGGACCGTTTTGTTTTACATACCATGAGAACTGGTCAAATCGAATAATAGATACACTCCACTCTGGATATGACTGTCCATCATGACCTTTCTGAGtaccttgaagaagttgtagAATATTGTTTGTGTAGGAATCATAATGATCAACGATAAGAACCTTAATCGTGCCCATTTTGGAAAAGTATGGTGCAATGTGAAAGTctctgatgttgagatgaatTTGAACAAATGTTACTTAGCATATAACAAGAATGTCAAGTATATTTTAGCAGCAGACCTGCTTCACTTCAACTTGACGCGACTAGTGCGGGTTATTATGCAAGCCGACTCAACAATAGCACCTCGATTCAGAGAGAAACGCTGGGATCGAGAATACATACAGTCTTACCCACTTTGTTCCCCATGAGTACTGCTAATCAAAGAGAGTTTCAGACTTGGAGCAATGCGAGCCAGTAGCTGGCTGTTGTCAGGATCCTCAACGTGCCTCCATGTCCATGTTCCTAGTCAGGAATGACTTGAGAATCAACCCGTATCATGTCATTGAAGCTTGCGTCGGGGATGCGCAGCATATTCCAGAGATACTGATGTCGTCAACCATGGTTCAATTGCTTGTAGATGGTTCGGCGAACCCGAAAGTGCATAGTTGCCTTCCCTTTCTTGTTGCAACGGCAGGGAAGGCTGCCTGCCGAGGCGTAGACTTACAGAGGTTAGAGCTTCACTTCAGTCTCATACACTGGGTACAAGCATACGTACTACCTCCATTTGATATTCACTAAAGCAAGGCTACTTCTCGATGACCACCTCGGAATCTTGCCGCATGCCATCACGACATTGCAGGATCATGTTGCGAGACATGGCGAAGAACAATATCGAGTTTAGAACCACTATGAACGCTGATAAGAGAAACAATTGTGGCTAGTCTATCTGCGGGCATGCGGCTGACATTACCAATCCTTCACTCTCGGGTACGGAGTGAGGTAGCCTGACAGGAGTCTTGATGCGGGTGTGTTTGAAAACGCGTAGGGTAGGGTTGCCCCCACTCCCGGGTCACAGATACGCATTTCCCGATACGATCAAGCGCGGTAGGACTGTTTGGCTAATTGCAGATCCCTGTAATCACGCTATAACGCGCTAACTTGATCGGAAGAGGATGCCCCCGTCCCTCTCGGAGCTATGTAGACGTGCTCTGCTGTCTTCTGTCCAAGCCCGTTCCCTCTTACCCTCGCCTCGGAGGAAGTGAGAGATGCAGCCGGTTCTCTTTTCGCCGAGTCGCTCTGAGACTACCTCTCGCCGGGCGAGAGACGCTTCCAAGCAGGGCCCCTGGCGGTGCTCCAACTGCCCCAAGGAGTTTGCTCAGAGTGAGTACTACGCCCTGTTACCCTTTGTTATGGTCAATCCCTTTGAGTAGATGTTGGTTCGTGCCTGTACCGCCAACAATCGCACTCATAGCCCTGTCCGCTGTGATTTTCCTCAGTTGCCTGGTAGGCtaattaatttttctttatctCTGAAGAGGAATATCGGTACAAGCATCAGCAGCGCTGTATTCAATCGTCCCAACGACAAAAGCTATCCAAGCAGAAGTCTTGCACAGCCTGCGCAGCCTCCAAATTGAGTTGCGATCTGGGTACGCCGTCATGTTCACGCTGCATCAACAGGAACAAGACGTGCCGTTACGTCTCGGCCAACAATCCCAACGCCACGTCTCAGCAGATCGAGGCGTCCCAGCGGCCTCGGGTGCACCACTCTCGAACCAATTCGGGGCAGCCATATGATAGCAATAGCGTTATCGGAAATAGCTCATCGCGTTCAAGTTACTCTAGTCATCGTCAAccagatcttgatcttgaagctGTCATGCATGACGCGGGGGACCCAAGCCGCAGCTCTGCCACCAGCAACGGCCTGTCACTTGCAGCTCCCCAACAACAGCAATTACCTGCACCTGCGTCTGACGGTATCAATATAAATGGGTGGCATGCAAACACGCATACAAACAGGCCAAATGTTGGCTTTGGAGATCCTACGCTAAGCCCAGGCCAGCTTGAGAGGGACGGTATTTCGTTATTTAACTTGACCAATGAGACAGACGCTTCGTCCCGATGGCAGCGAGAAATACCTTGGTTCTCACAGAATGCATTTCTCTCCCCCGAACTGCCTATATCGCCAGAGCTCGAAGACCCTATGCAAGGAGGCGGCTTCACGGGAGCTTCTGAGGATCTCAACTTCGATCTCCTAGGCTCACTTGGGATCTTGACTCAGAATCGGATTACTCCGGGCCAGGCCTCTCAACAGGGTGGATTTTCAACCATGCTGAATACTCCTGTCTCATCTGACGGTCACTacccaagaacaacatctATTACAAATCACCAGAGCAATCAGAACTCTCCACTTGATGTCGAGACCGATACCGAACAAGGCAAGACTCTTCATGGTGCCGTCAAAGCTGCGCGTGGTACGGAGTTGCCAAATACGGCTGCCCCACGTCAGCCATATGGCATCAGTCGAAATCTACAGTCATGTCCTTTTCACAGACTCCACAAAGACGATGATCTCATTAAAATGGTCAGCAACTACCCCAGTGTCATGTTACAACCTGGAGTATATCCACCATTTGTACATCACAAGCTTTACCGATGTTCTGCCGGGGATGTCGCAGAGCCGCTTGCTAAAGCGTTCTGCTGTGTCGGGGCTTTCTACGCATCTGTTCCTGTCAGTGAGACATTTGTTTACTCGCTTATAAACGAAGAGACCAACAAGCTTGTCAAAGGATTTGTAAGTGAAAGGTCGAGTCTGAGCCAGTCATCGACTCTCATTAACAGTGTGCAGCATCAATTACCCGGTTCTGATGCTGACATGCTTGCGGTGGTCCACGCCATGTGTATCTATCAGATCTTAGGCTTCTTTGTGAGCGTAAATCCAGAACAGACGCGCGCAGCTGAGTCACAGCAGATGTTCTTCCTCAAGGTATATAACATCTCCCCTGGTTACCCCTGGTTACCCCTGGTTACCCCTGGttaagttgaagaagaaacacGAGCTAAACGTGCACGGTAGATGACCAGACGTCTCGCCAAACAATATCTTCAAACCTCAACAGCTGAGGACAGTGAAGAGAGCAACTGGCGCAAATGGCTCATGGACGAGACAATACGAAGAACTGTTTTCCTTGTCAATGCCATAAATACCCTTTCCTGTCGTGTTCAGAAGCAGGATCCAAACTACTTTGAGCCTCTGGACAACGGCCTCATTCACAACTTGACTCTCCCAGCACCTGAGGCTGTCTGGAAAGCCTCGTCAGCAGAGGAATGGACTCTCGCCAGGTCTCAACTTACCGCTGACGACTTTGCACGGACAAAGGTTAGTGTCCGCCGGGCTGTTGATCAGATAAAGAGTATTGGAAGGTCTGGAGATCGAGGCACTCTTGTTAGCCCGCTCCAATTTGATATGTTTGATGACTTCACAAAGCTAGTCATTGCTACAGCAGATGTCCAGTGATACAGTCTGAGGACCTTTTAACAAAGTAGAGGAATCAAAGGGCGTCGATTGCCGTACTTGCAATATACTAAATTCTGGCAATACTATATCAAGGACCTTAACCTCGAAGTTGTACTGTAGCCTGATGTTTAAGACTACTTGGCAATTATATTCACTGTAAAAGGTGAAGATACAATGTATAATCGCTCTATGATGTGATTCAAACAATCTCAACTAAAAGAATAGCACTTGACGCTGAGAATGAGTAAGTGAGATATCGTTAACATATCCCATTATGCACAGATGGTTGAATCTTATGCAAGTGCATATATACATAGAAATCAAGCAATGTATCTGATAGTCCCTTCCAGTTTCACCGGTGAACTGCGCCAGGCTTTACAACTGCCTAGCTTATAGCCTTCTCATTGATCCGGTCTAAGATTACCAGGCGCTCCGCGAACCCTTTACCAGCCTTGCTAAGAGCATCGATATTATCCTTTTCTCTTGATAGGATCACATTCTCAGGATAGAACTTTCCCAGGAGCGCTAGCTTGAGAATAGGGTCTGACGTGGGGATGATATGGATTGTGTTTCCATGACCGTCTTTTACTCTCGGTGAGATGACAAGTCCAGGTCGCGAGAGGATGTCTGCCGCGTCGTGGACAATTGTCTTGTGTATGCCACCAGCACCTTGTGCGGACAGTGCACTGAGGATGGGTGATGACGTTTCATTTGTAGATCCCTTCTCCGCTTTGACTTCATACGCGTAACGTCGACCACGGGCGATCTGACCAAGGTCAACAGACACAGACTTCCCCGAGTACAGCGTCAGGCGAAGTTTGACAATGCGCCGAAGAGCATCCTTCCCGGCGTCGATGGCCAGAGAAGACTCGGTGACCCTGGTATCTACCCCTAACAGAGAGGGCAAGTTCCAGCTACCGTCCCCAGAGACTGCTTCACTTGCTGCTAGCTCTGTTCTGGGGGCATCGATGTATTCCTTGTGCTCATAGTCAAACAAGACCTCGCTCTCCGAGTCATAGACATGGGCCGGATGATAACGTAGTAGGTGAAGAGAAGTAGATCCGGACAGGAAGGCTGGCAAAACGAGGCCTTGAGAATACTGGAAGCCATAGCCACCTCGAGGCAGATGTCGCGCTGTGAAGACTTTGGCCAGATCAACAATAGCAACATGCTGGATTGTTCCTGTCAGACAGTGTACAAGGAAAAGCTTCCGAGGCTCTTCTAGATCGCGGATACCGCGGTCTGAGTCTCGAGGAATAACGAAAGGCACCTTGTCGTAGTTCTCAAAGGGAATCAAACTGTCACGAAGAAGAATCATCCGATGAAGCCACTCATTATAGAGCTCCATTAGCTGCGAGTCGCTCCGAGGTCCCAATAGGAGGCTTGCAACGGCTGGAGTCCAAAGATGTCCCTCACAGGGACTTCGGAGTCGTATCTTGGTATGCGCGTTGGTAGGGTCGATGCTATCGTGGACGTATCCAACAAGTGTCTTTGCGATCTTGTTTGCTTGGATCACAATCTCTCTGCGAGCAGTATCCTGGGACGAGTGGACCAGTGGTAGTGTAGATTCTCTACCCGTAGTTGCAAGAGAAGCTGCCAGACCATTTACAAGGACAGTGCGAGCAGGGACATCGTTCGGGCCATCTGGACCAAGGCGGGATATGATGACATCGAGAAGGGGTGAGGCGGTCGCAACCAGCTGTCGGACACTATAAACTCCCGGGGGAGTGTAGAGcgcattgttgatgatcagAGGGTAGCGCTCAGCTTTCGAAGAGTCGTCGTTGTAGGGAGGAGATGGGGGAGATGTCATGGCAACAAGCCCGTCTTTCTGCGTCCACGAAGGGTAGACGGTATAGCCCAAGGTGAGATTTGCAAGATTGGCGAGTCGGTAGGGCGGTGCggagggagggggaggagtGATAGCGGAGACCATTGTACGGGCCAGAAGCATGTGGTTGGAAAGAATCAAGGTTGGACAGAGGATTCGAGGGGGAAAAGAGCAGACGAGTAGGAGGGGCAGGGCTAGGATAGAGGACCGAATGATGGACTGTT harbors:
- a CDS encoding hypothetical protein (EggNog:ENOG41~MEROPS:MER0045095), translated to MGTIKVLIVDHYDSYTNNILQLLQGTQKGHDGQSYPEWSVSIIRFDQFSWDHFKSEILPHLDAIILSPGPGTPQREADFGFNARLIREVNIPILGICLGHQGIGTSFGANIIHAPNIKHGQICQIHHRGTGILSDVPPELQVTAWTYDPENPSKKVLMGLQHRERPVFGTQWHPESICSSHGKQILSNFRDIVLDFWVTSNPRNQWTKRRVLENASLPEHILQQNAVEQTGLGKALGTEVDPARPVSPYYVKSARIGKGPSAEIVFQTLFRGRSLDGEAWLDSAKRLSVSYWSWLEKFQQETIVANTETLPSESLDQETDIGQPLLQVGLIGYFGYELKRESLPGYQFTPPDEKDVSLKHSDSEQLFANTVLRLDNYTGEWTLFSLIRRGEEDPIGNAIGASSKIGIDEAEFDLYLNRVREVFDAPPSPPYVEAHPLPPFVALDNEASYSNTIWAAKQAIKEGETYELTLTTKFKAKSPEVDPYSLYLDLRKRNPAPYSAYIHFAAHDKTILSSSPERFISIDSNGVAEMKPIKGTLAVDPDPVEDERRKHQLATDVKELAENLMIVDLIRSDLHNISPPSSISVPKLLHVETYQTVHQLVTTIQSHVATSVGGTKVIERCFPPGSMTGAPKLRSVQILDSLEGQRERGIYSGSIGYICASGTVDQSVVIRTIVKSGNDLELGAGGAITWLSEADKEWDEVMVKANAVARGKGKAQVPGAAISHLGPFVEEEGHLRQEHPLRTAISA
- a CDS encoding hypothetical protein (EggNog:ENOG41), with translation MHDAGDPSRSSATSNGLSLAAPQQQQLPAPASDGININGWHANTHTNRPNVGFGDPTLSPGQLERDGISLFNLTNETDASSRWQREIPWFSQNAFLSPELPISPELEDPMQGGGFTGASEDLNFDLLGSLGILTQNRITPGQASQQGGFSTMLNTPVSSDGHYPRTTSITNHQSNQNSPLDVETDTEQGKTLHGAVKAARGTELPNTAAPRQPYGISRNLQSCPFHRLHKDDDLIKMVSNYPSVMLQPGVYPPFVHHKLYRCSAGDVAEPLAKAFCCVGAFYASVPVSETFVYSLINEETNKLVKGFHQLPGSDADMLAVVHAMCIYQILGFFVSVNPEQTRAAESQQMFFLKMTRRLAKQYLQTSTAEDSEESNWRKWLMDETIRRTVFLVNAINTLSCRVQKQDPNYFEPLDNGLIHNLTLPAPEAVWKASSAEEWTLARSQLTADDFARTKVSVRRAVDQIKSIGRSGDRGTLVSPLQFDMFDDFTKLVIATADVQ
- a CDS encoding hypothetical protein (EggNog:ENOG41), coding for MLLARTMVSAITPPPPSAPPYRLANLANLTLGYTVYPSWTQKDGLVAMTSPPSPPYNDDSSKAERYPLIINNALYTPPGVYSVRQLVATASPLLDVIISRLGPDGPNDVPARTVLVNGLAASLATTGRESTLPLVHSSQDTARREIVIQANKIAKTLVGYVHDSIDPTNAHTKIRLRSPCEGHLWTPAVASLLLGPRSDSQLMELYNEWLHRMILLRDSLIPFENYDKVPFVIPRDSDRGIRDLEEPRKLFLVHCLTGTIQHVAIVDLAKVFTARHLPRGGYGFQYSQGLVLPAFLSGSTSLHLLRYHPAHVYDSESEVLFDYEHKEYIDAPRTELAASEAVSGDGSWNLPSLLGVDTRVTESSLAIDAGKDALRRIVKLRLTLYSGKSVSVDLGQIARGRRYAYEVKAEKGSTNETSSPILSALSAQGAGGIHKTIVHDAADILSRPGLVISPRVKDGHGNTIHIIPTSDPILKLALLGKFYPENVILSREKDNIDALSKAGKGFAERLVILDRINEKAIS